In Xenorhabdus poinarii G6, the following are encoded in one genomic region:
- a CDS encoding YlcI/YnfO family protein yields the protein MPTPNKNAKSQLTTVRVPHDVMEGMDAVKQDNESNAGFIVTAMRGEIARRQNEGNSKDPLLSSLDALVRIEEIGTKANEEIRLLINVAQEELQKRKAKASSEQ from the coding sequence ATGCCAACGCCAAACAAAAACGCAAAGTCACAGTTGACTACCGTTCGTGTGCCCCACGATGTAATGGAAGGAATGGACGCAGTAAAACAAGACAATGAAAGTAATGCCGGATTTATTGTTACTGCAATGCGTGGAGAAATAGCCCGCCGCCAAAATGAGGGTAATAGCAAAGATCCTCTACTTTCCTCCCTTGATGCCCTTGTGCGTATCGAGGAAATAGGCACAAAAGCCAATGAAGAAATAAGACTCCTTATCAATGTCGCGCAGGAAGAACTCCAGAAGCGCAAAGCCAAAGCATCATCTGAGCAATAA
- a CDS encoding DUF4222 domain-containing protein codes for MRNPEPHDYYTHKNGETVEVLSVAFNRVTFVREGYITPCIMPVSRFTKEYTYAGRA; via the coding sequence ATGCGCAACCCTGAACCCCATGATTATTACACCCATAAGAACGGGGAAACTGTCGAAGTACTGTCAGTCGCCTTTAACCGAGTGACGTTTGTCCGTGAAGGTTATATCACCCCGTGCATCATGCCAGTCAGCCGTTTCACTAAAGAATACACCTACGCAGGGAGAGCTTGA